ttttttgtatttttagtagagacggggtttcaccatgttagccaggatggtctcgatctcctgacctcgtgatccgcccgcctcggcctcccaaagtgctgggattacaggcttgagccaccgcgcccggcctcagcagaaacatttttaaaacaatgacttTACCTTTTTGGGATTGAATTttctatttacaaaaatagatataataatacGTCATGGGGttctatgaagattaaatgaaaaccCATAACATTGACCCTTCCACTAAGTAGTTTTGAAAAAACAATTAGTATATTTGAAAGCATTCAGCATAGTgctgatttattttctatttcagcaACTGGTAGATCATACTATGAACGTTACTATTTAGTACATATTGCTGGTGATAATGGGCTAAAGGACTGTTACTACATGTTCTAGCTTAATCTTTGCAAGTAACAACAATAGTCTGAAAATATTCAGCATTCTGCCATATTTAGTGCATTCCATTTTGTATTAACCTACTGAGGATATTTTGTCTCCTAAATTAACAAATACTAAGCCAAAATTAAACTTAATATACGTCAATCTCTTTTTTGTTGTAGTTGTGGCAACTGTATTaactgaatatttattatttctaagtcAAAAGCATAACAGTCCAAATGAATACAATCTATTAATTTGTTAACAGATTATACATAATAATTaccaaatgttttaaacattCCCGTAGACACTAGGATGTGGCCAAGGGAAAATAAGTTAGTTATTAATTTTACATCACATTTCTCCTTCTAGCCAAAGACTGTttggaattttaataaatattaaaggtaAAAAGTTAACTATAAAGATGCCTAACTTAATAAATAGAAAGAGTGAGGAAAGAATAATAGAATTGAAAGCATTAGAGACATTTGGGGAAAGTAGATACACAACTTAGCTAATTCCTAAAGCTTTAGGGATTGTCCCCCTGAAAATTATGACACACCTGGCTGGGTTACAGTACATAGCATGCAGTGAGTTTCTGATATTAGTTCTATGTTTtcactttcaatatttttactctgattaattttaaattactttctaattaaattttttctcattagtaagtctaaattattaaattactaattacttttgctattttaaatgatattttcatcATGAAAGATTGTTCCTTTAATGATATAACTACACAGAATATACTTAAGCATCTTTATGTATATAAAGTTttttctcaaccaaaaaaaattgagatacatTATTTTGTGGCAAAAAATACTCAGTTTTTCCACCAACTTTGCTAAAATaactattaaatgaaagaaacatgatattttaataaagttctaTGAAAAGTCTCATATTTCAAAAAAGAaccatgcaaaaatattttaaaatacattagttTTCAATACATACGAGGGATCCCTacttgttgttttcttattgctggACCAATGTTCAGCTTCTTATCCTTGTAATTAAGTTTTTCAgcctaaaataaagaaaaaggaaattattttattattttagcactattattaaaaaataaataaggaaaaaccagttagaaagaatttcaaaaattcaGACTATAACATTCTTTGAAATCAGCAAGGAATAGTGGGAAAGAGCAGTCTTCAGACTGAAATAGATCTGGGTCTGACCGCAATTCCCCATTTGTAATACAGTCAATCCTCATTACTCATGgattctgtatttgtgaatttacctatttgctaaaatttatttgtaatcctaaaattaatatttgtggCAATTTTGAGGTTATTAGTGGACATGTGCAGAGTGGCGGAAAATTTGAGTAGCCTGATGCACATGCTCCCAGCTGAGGTCAAATAAGgtgatattcttttttcttgttccagTGCTCATACTCTAAGAGAGAGCTTTCTATTTAGTGCCACGCTTTCtccatttttgtgcttttttgttggtgattttgctatttaaaatggcCCCCATGTGCATTGCTGAAGTGCTGGCTAGCACAAGAAGACTGTCATAGGCCTTATGGAGAAGATATATATTAGATGTACTTAATTCAAGCATGAATTATAGTGCTGTTGGCCATGGTTTCAATGTTAATGAACCAGTAATCTGTTATATATGATGCctttaaatggaaaaacacataaaacaaggttatatatTGATAGGTTGATGGCAATATTGTGACCAGAGGTTCTTGGGAACCTTACCTTGTATTTCCCCTAGAAAGAGTAGTTCAGcatttgctaattcagtgtttCTAGCAATGACAGAGAACATAACTGCCACAAATAACAAGGATTGACTGTATATGATTTTAATAACATATAAttcaaattctactttttttctaaaaaagttaaatgttatATTTGCCTTAACAAAGTTATCACACTGAATTGCTGGCTATAGGCTTTTTCTGTGAATATTCTtagtatatataatgtttttcacAGGAGGGAAATAATCTCAGATAACCTCACTGTTGGAATCCACATTTGTAgtgttttttaaacattcaaaatgcTATTAACATTTTGCAAAAGACCTATCCCCAAGTTCTTAGTTGAAGTAAATAAAGCGAAACATTATATTACAGTTTCACAACCATACTCGTAATGATTTTGGAATTTGCTCTTCTGCAGATTAAGTTTCCTACAGACCAATGCCAATCTTAAGAtgcaaacctttttaaaaaagcaattgatTACTGTATTCGAACCCTGAAAAGATTAGTTTCAAATACAAAAGTTCCAGAAATGAAGTTAAATACACCAAAAGATCATACCTCTTGTAAAATTTTTTGTGCATCTTCTTGTGTTTCAAAAGTGACGAAACCATAcctaaataaatgcattaattatTACTAATTAATCATTTTCTTAGAatgttatattaattatattaaaatgttttaaaattttgcttttaaataatggGCCACTGTAGAAGTAGGCATCTTTCTATGCTGCACTAGCATGGGAATCTTAGAAGAATCACTCATAGTTTAACACTGTCACCTCCCTTAGTCAgggaactaaaagaaaaaaaaaaaccctgagatcCTGAAACAGCTTCAGCCCTCAGCTATATGTAAGGAAGAAAAGCACAAGAGATTCATGCTGTGGCTTAAAAATTGGGATGCAATAAATTTCAATTCAGAGCGATAATCTCCTATTAAACTAATAGAAGTTTGGCTAAGAGAAATCAAAgttgaaaaataactaaaaaattaaacatttcaacACAATAAAATTTCTTACACTGGTGAATGACtatgtaaatgtattatttagttattattattagcacATATAACTGATAATGTAATTATTAGTATATTTCCCAAacaatatcaattaaaaatatgtacaatgcAGATTTCATATCTGTTTTTCATACATAATTAACTTCAAACACAATTCATATAATGTTCAAGATACAAATACACATAAATAATGTGCTCCATGTCCAAAAAGCCAAAATAGgtagagaaaaaagtaacaaaagaaagaaaaagtgtctCTCTCAAAACATAATTGCTATTTAGATAACTTAAGGAAACTCTTCTGAGTAATGCTAAATATCTTCACTATTTTCTTCAATTCATAATTACTGGATCATATACCAAGTTTCTTCTTTTAAACAAAGGAATTTCTCTTTATCTATTTGCCCAAATATTAAAAGAGTTAaggaattatttttacatttttttttttttttgtagaacatACACACCACCCAGTGGAAAAGGCATAAAATACAGTTTACATTTCCATGTATGTTTTTCAATGATTAAAAAATGGATATTACCAAAACATTGCAAATTCTGTTAGTAAAACAAAAGAGGTAAATCTCACTTCATCTTAATATTGTTTGGCATTCTGAGGAagtatctcatttatttaaaaataacctttctGTAGAATCCCATCTCTTCCAGAGTATCCATCTGTCTAATGTTGTTTCTCACTAATACCACCGCAATGGGTCCCTTTTCTTAAGCCTATAAATATGTGTCTTGCCTctctttcaagaaaataaatacaatacttTACTGccttatctattttcttttaactttgcaGTCCAACTCCTTAAGTGAGTGTACTATGcaagctaccttttttttttttttttctgaaattcgGCTTTGTACACATAACAATCCACTGAAACAGCTCTATACATTTAAAGACACAGTCTAttgctttcttctcattttcattatcattgaTAGGGCAATTCAAAATCATTCTCACTAGAATTATATTTCTCATATTGGTCCCCCAATTAGGTCTCTGAGGCACAACCTACAGACATTTCTTGGTGTCAGCTGTTTTCAAATAAAGCTCTCTATAGCCTAAAGCAGGGATACAATTCCAAAAGAATCTGATTCGTTTAGCTTCTCATTCCTCAGCTAATGTACATCTGCTACTCACATTAAGTGCTTGCTGCCTAACACTGAATGGTCCCTCCACCCATGCAGGAATAACTTCCCAACAAATTAAGaaatactacacacacacacacacacacacacacacaaacaaaataggaaatcaaaaggtaggaggaaagaagagggcaTGATAGTCTCCGCTGGAAAATGGAACCAAAGTAAACTGGCATACAAAAACCTAGTAATCCAATGAAAATAGAGTTGTTAATTCTATAGACAATCTATAATGATACTAACCCTTTGGATACTCCAGCTCTGTCATTTACAATCTTCACTTCTTTCACAGACCCATACtgggaaaaaaattttcttaaatcacTTTCATTTGTCTAAtggcataaaaagaaaacattaaaaaacattttttagttgATAAAAGATGAATAATTCTCATGCTTGCTCTGGAGACAGAAAAAGTTATAGATAAGATGCATGAAAAATGCCTCTCATGATCAAAACAGTGCATAAACCACCAGGtgattaaaatcaaaacaaataccTTGCTTTATACAATAGCTATGTTGTTAAATtactatatgtcaataaaaatgtAAGCTGAATTATTTTAGAACTACAAAGCTCATTATTTAAAGAAGTCTTTAAATGATTCTTGTTCGCTAGCtggccagttttttaaaaaccaatttggATTAGGAATGCTATTTCCATAGTAAGGGTATATTACTATTGGCTCTTGTGGCTCAGAGACACTCACGGCAGTGGAACTAGGTTATGTTGGCCTACACCAGTCATTCTATTTTAATCAGTAGTCTCAGGAACTCCTTTCTTAAGTCAGTTTTAGGAAAGGAATGTATTTCTAAAAGTGCTTCAACTCAACTGTGAGAACAATGGAGTGACTATAAGATTTAAAGTTATTAGATTCCTTATCTGTACTCAATATACATTTCAGCTAAATTCAGACATTGTTttgagagtaaaataaaaattggaatcataattacatttaaaacatacaaaGTATCTACAAAGATGGTTTTGGCATATCTGTTTTTCTAATCAAAATAGTCTGATAATAGACTCATATCACCTTTTCTCAGAATACTGACACTAAATTCATTGCAATTTCATTTTCAGGTTTAGCTGTAATTGTTTGTCTACAAGAGTAActtttctctagaaaaaaatttctttatatacACCAGAAAAAGACATGCCTTAGTGCAGAGCTATGCCTTTTGAGTTCAACTGTCACCTCACTACTTACATACACTATTGGTTTTTAGCTGGTAACATAAAGCCTGCTAAGCTGGATAATGACAAATACTGATTCAATCTAAgaaaaactgaatg
The sequence above is drawn from the Papio anubis isolate 15944 unplaced genomic scaffold, Panubis1.0 scaffold1114, whole genome shotgun sequence genome and encodes:
- the LOC116268580 gene encoding protein boule-like, with the protein product METESGQQTSNQMQTDSLSPSPNPVSPVPLNNPTSAPRYGTVIPNRIFVGGIDFKTNESDLRKFFSQYGSVKEVKIVNDRAGVSKGYGFVTFETQEDAQKILQEAEKLNYKDKKLNIGPAIRKQQVGIP